Below is a window of Amblyomma americanum mitochondrion, complete genome DNA.
TTTATTAAACAGTCAAGAAAAAAAATTGCCGAGTTCATTTACTTTAAATTAATTAAAAAAATTAAAATTTCAAAAAATTGAAAAAAAAATGGTAATTTTACTAATTTTGTCATTTTTATAAAAATTAACAGTTAATTTTTTTTTTTAACATTAAATTATTTTAAAAACCCCTTAATAAGAATTTATTAAAATTTTCCGGAAAATTTTAATCCTTATTTAATAAAAATTTTAGAATTTTAAATTAAAATTTTTGAGCTTATCCCCAAAGAAATTTTCTGTTTATATTTATAATATTTAATTACTAAAACAAAAAGATTTTTAATCTTTTTTTAAAAACTAGATATCTTAAATTTTGAATAGAATTTCACCTCTATTTATTATTTAAATTTCTTTTTAAAACAAGAAATAATATAAAATTAAATAGCTCAATTTATTTCGAGAAAAATAAAAATTTATTTTTTTTTAAAAAACCCTAATGCAAAAGGTACAAATACTTACTTTCTACTTCTTTTCTGTCTCCCCTTCGGTTTTCAAAAATTTAATTTTTTAAAAAAATTATTTGTAATAATTTATATATATATATATATATATATAATTAAAGTTAGAGAAAAAAAATGGTAATTTTACTAATTTTCATTGTAAATGAAACATCAAATATTGATTTCATTTTCTAAAGCACTTTCCAGTACTTTAACTTTGTTACGACTTATCTTTAGAAAAAGAGCGACGGGCGATATGTACATATCTCAGAACTTAATTCAAAAAATCATTTTATTAAATTTTTACTTTCAAATCCTAAAATTAAATTTCAATTTTTTTTTCTAAAAAGCATTGTAATTCACTTCATCCTAAAATTTTTGCTGCACCTTGACTTAATTTTCTTTTTAAATTAAAAGTTTAAGTAATAATAACTAATTATTACTTTTATAGTGGTATACAAACTGAACTTGCTAATTTTAGTAAGATTTAGGTGTTTTATCCATAAAAGAGCAAATTCCTCTGAAAAGCTTAAGATACCGCCATAATTTTTTGTTTTCGTATTTAATATTTACTAACAATGAATTATTCCTAATAATAGGGTATCTAATCCTAGTTTTTAAAAATGGAGTTTTTATTTAAATGTTTTATTAAACTAACTAAAAAATTTCACCTTTTTTAATTATTAATTTTTTCCCTAAAGATTAATTTTACATTAATAGAATAAAAAAAAATCTTTTTTGTTTAACCGCTGCTGCTGGCACAAAATTAGCTAAGATTTATTATAAATTTCAATAATTTTTTATTATTAAATAAATTTTATTTTCTGCTGTAAAATTTTTTATAAAGTTCATAAAAAATATATAATTTTTTATTATTAAACCAAATTTAATTGTTCAGCATATAAATATTTTTTCCTTATAATTCAAAAAATTTTTATTTTACGCGCACAACTCGTGTCTATCGGTCATCTGGATGTATTAAAGAGAAGTATGCCAGACTTTACTGGGCTTTTTCGCCTTATTTAAATCAGTACTGATTTTGAGCTAGATGAGTCATCTATTTTCTTTCTCCGAATTTATTAATTAGTAGATGTGAGTTGGACTTAGTATGACCCTTTGTTACATCTATGCGGTCCAGTAAATGCGATAGCCGGTTGTCGCCCCTTATTTAAAATAGATGTAATCATATTCTGCGAAGTAAAATGCCTGAATAAAAGGGTTATCTTGATAGGATAAATAATGTAATTTTGACTTTTACTAAAATTAACTTTAATAATTAAACTTATTTCCTAAAAAATCAAAATTTTTCGTGCTTTTACACTAAAAGTTATTTTGTTTTTAAATAAAATATTTTTACATTTTCAGTGTAATGTTTTGATTTAAACTATAAAAACACATAATTACTATAATTGTTACCATAATTATTAATAAAATTTTACTTAAATTTTGATTTTCAACTCAGAAATTAAAATTAAATAATTTTGTTAAATCTTCTTTCAAGGCCTTGGGGCCTAAATTTTCTATTCATGTTCAATCTCTTATTCTAATTTTTAGAAATATTTTTCTTTCAATTAAAAATAAATAACTAGTCAAATTACTTAAATATCAAATTTTATAAAAAAAATCAATATTAATTTGTAATCCTTTTAGAAATTGAAATAATAAAATTGTTATAAAAAGTAATAAAATTGTAATAATTTTTCAAAAAGTTCTAATAAAAATTAAGCCTAAATTTGGATTTGTTATTCAAAAAATAAAATTGCCAGAAATTAATATAATAAAACATAAAATAATAATAGGAATTATTATAAAAAAGTCAAAAGAACCTTTGAAAATTATTAAATTTATTGAACCTTTTAAAAGAAGAATATATCCGAGACGGAAACAATAAAAAAAAGTAAATATAATTCCTAAAATTAGTACAAAAGTTAACAAAAAATTGTCAACCTTAAAAAAAAAAAATTCCACAATTAAATCTTTTGAATAAAATCCCCCAATAAATGGAAATCCAATTAAAGATAAAATAGAAATTATTATACATCTTGAAATTACAGGACTAAATAAGAAAAAATTTCCTAACATTCGAATATCTTGAATACCATTTAAGGAATGAATAATAAACCCTGCGCATAAAAATAGTATTGACTTGAAAATAGCGTGTATAATTAAATGAAAAAATGCTATATCAGCTATACCCAAAGATAAAATTACTATTATTATTGAAAGTTGTCTTAAGGTTGAAAAGGCAATAATTTTTTTAAAATCTGTTTCAAAAAAAGCGTTGACTCCTGCTATTAATATGGTTAATAATGCAATTTTTATTAAAATTTCGGAAAAAGTATTTAACTTAAAAAGACAATTAAATCGAATTAAAATATAAACTCCGGCTGTAACTAAAGTTGATGAATGAACTAAAGATGAAACTGGAGTAGGAGCTGCTATTGCAGCTGGAAGCCAAGCTGAAAATGGAATTTGAGCTCTTTTTGTTAATCCAGCTACTAAAATTAAAATTCCACAAATTAGTTCAATTTTATTAAAACTAAGAAAATCAAATCTTCCAAATCTTACAAAAAAAATTATTCTTATTATGATTATTACATCTCCCACCCGATTTCTAATCACTGTTATTATTCCAGAGTTATAAGAATTTACTCTTTGATAATAAATAACTAAACAATAGGAAACTAAACCTAATCCGTCTCACCCCAAAATAATTGAAAATATATTAGGTATTAAAATTAAAAAAATTATCGAAGCCACAAATAATAAAACAATTACACAAAAAGAATTTTTATTCTTATCATTATGTATATAACTTTTTCTATATATAATCACTAGTCTTGAAATTATTAATACTACTATACTAAATAGTATTCTTACTCAATCTATTAAAAAGTAAAACTTAAAATCTAAGTTTTGAATAGAAATTAAAATGTATTCTAATACAATGATATTATTTTTAAAAAATCTTTCAAGAAAAAGTTCACCAAATATTAAGCTTATTATTATTAATATTAAACTTCAATTTATGAAAATTGTCTAATGAATAGATCATCTATAAATCCACAATTTATAATTTTATTAAAATAAACTAATTAGACTTAAATTCATTTACAAAAAAAAGAAATTTTTAGAATTCATAAAATTATAGGAAATAAATGGAAAAATAAAATTGAATATTCACGTCTATTAATAGGAGACAAAGATCAGAGAACCCAGCCATATCCATGGTTGATATATCTATATATATAAATTGAATAACATGCTCTTATAAAGATAATTAATATAACCGGGAAAAAATAAAAAATTCTTATTTTTAGGATTCTTAATCTTAAAAATAACTCACCTAAAAGATTCATTGATAGGGGTGCTGATATATTAATAATACTAAATAAGAACCATCAAATTGTCAATGAAGGAAAAATTGATTTTATTCCCTTAAATAAAAGTATTCTTCGAGTTGAAACCCGTTCATAAATAATATTAGCTAAACAAAAAAGCCCTGAACTACAAAGACCATGTCCAATTATTAAAAGAAGAGCTCCCATTCTTCTATAAATGCAAAATCTCATTACTCCTGCTAAAACTACACCTATATGACAAACTGAAGAATAGGCAATTAAAGATTTGATATCGGTTTGATAAAGGCAAAACATTCTAATTATCACACTTCCTCAAATTGATACAACAACAAAAATTTCCCTAAAATTTATTAACTCTACTATTATAAATTTTTTAAAACGAAAAATCCCGTAAATTCCTAATTTTAACAAAACACCTGCTAGAATTATTGACCCTGAAATTGGCGCTTCAACATGCGCTTTAGGAAGTCAAAGATGAAATAAAAATATTGGAATCTTCACTAAAAACCCTATTATTAAAAAAATAAATAAAATCCCCAATTGACTTTCAATTCAATCTATGTAAGGGTAAATTAAAGTGTTATTTTTATACATATATATTAAAATTGTTACAAATATAGGAAATGAACCAAAAATAGTATACATTAATATGTAAAAACCAGCCTGTAAACGTTCTGGCTGATTCCCTCAGCCAAAAATTAATATAATAATAGGAAACAAAACTGATTCAAAAAAAAAATAAAATGCTAGTAAATTTATTACTGTA
It encodes the following:
- the ND5 gene encoding NADH dehydrogenase subunit 5 (TAA stop codon is completed by the addition of 3' A residues to the mRNA), with amino-acid sequence MFMNWSLMLMMMSLMFGELFLESFFKNNIIVLEYILISIQNLDFKFYFLMDWVSMLFSMVVLMISSLVIMYSKSYMHNDKNKNSFCVIVLLFVASMIFLILMPNMFSIILGWDGLGLVSYCLVIYYQSVNSYNSGMMTVISNRVGDVMIMMSMIFFVSFGSFDFLSFNKIELICGILILVAGLTKSAQIPFSAWLPAAMAAPTPVSSLVHSSTLVTAGVYILIRFNCLFKLNTFSEILMKIALLTMLMAGVNAFFETDFKKIIAFSTLSQLSMMMVILSLGMADMAFFHLIMHAIFKSMLFLCAGFIIHSLNGIQDIRMLGNFFLFSPVISSCMMISILSLIGFPFIGGFYSKDLIVEFFFFKVDNFLLTFVLILGIMFTFFYCFRLGYILLLKGSMNLMIFKGSFDFFMMIPIIILCFIMLISGNFIFWMTNPNLGLIFISTFWKIITILLLFMTILLFQFLKGLQINIDFFYKIWYLSNLTSYLFLIESKMFLKISMSDWTWMENLGPKALKEDLTKLFNFNFWVENQNLSKILLMIMVTIMVIM
- the ND4 gene encoding NADH dehydrogenase subunit 4 encodes the protein MLSLIFMGVLITCSSFFLEFSVLMLMILLTLKVIFIKLVNVENVIIEYMFMMDLMSSMMILLTIWITFLMILSSFAKEVQKNKMFLFYVTFMMLLLMICFTVMNLLAFYFFFESVLFPIIMLIFGWGNQPERLQAGFYMLMYTIFGSFPMFVTILMYMYKNNTLIYPYMDWIESQLGILFIFLMMGFLVKIPMFLFHLWLPKAHVEAPISGSMILAGVLLKLGIYGIFRFKKFMMVELMNFSEIFVVVSIWGSVMISMFCLYQTDIKSLIAYSSVCHMGVVLAGVMSFCIYSSMGALLLMIGHGLCSSGLFCLANIIYERVSTRSMLLFKGMKSIFPSLTIWWFLFSIINMSAPLSMNLLGELFLSLSILKMSIFYFFPVMLIIFMSACYSIYMYSYINHGYGWVLWSLSPINSREYSILFFHLFPMILWILKISFFCKWI